A portion of the Staphylococcus felis genome contains these proteins:
- a CDS encoding ABC transporter ATP-binding protein: MKQFLTMTNLSKSYDQQTILKNIDLEIESGLFYTILGPSGCGKTTILKLIAGFEKPDAGDIVYKGKRMNEIPSNQRQVNTVFQDYALFPHLNVFENVAFGLKLKKMAKKEIAQKVSEALKLVKLEEYRQSSIQALSGGQKQRIAIARAIVNEPEILLLDESLSALDLNLRTEMQYELRALQSRLGITFVFVTHDQEEALALSDYIFVMREGKIEQFGTPTDIYDEPVNRYVADFIGESNIVEGTMVQDYIVNIYGQDFECVDKDIMPETQVDVVIRPEDIEIVPEHEGLFKAVVVSTLFRGVHYEMICKDAKGYEWTIQSTKNVEIDSRVGLKFEPDAIHIMVPGETEEEFDKRIEGYGV, encoded by the coding sequence ATGAAGCAATTTTTAACAATGACAAATTTATCTAAAAGCTATGATCAACAAACAATATTGAAAAATATTGATTTAGAGATTGAAAGTGGGTTGTTTTATACCATTTTGGGGCCTTCAGGTTGTGGAAAAACGACTATTCTTAAACTCATTGCAGGTTTTGAAAAACCGGATGCTGGAGATATTGTTTATAAAGGGAAGCGTATGAATGAGATTCCATCAAATCAGAGACAAGTGAATACAGTGTTTCAAGACTATGCACTCTTTCCTCATTTAAATGTATTTGAAAATGTTGCGTTCGGTTTGAAGCTCAAAAAAATGGCCAAAAAAGAGATAGCTCAAAAAGTGAGTGAGGCATTAAAATTAGTCAAACTTGAGGAATATCGGCAAAGTTCAATTCAGGCATTAAGTGGGGGACAAAAGCAACGTATTGCCATCGCACGTGCTATCGTTAACGAGCCGGAGATTTTATTATTAGACGAGTCCCTCTCGGCATTGGATTTAAATTTAAGAACAGAGATGCAATATGAGTTGAGAGCGTTACAGTCTCGTTTAGGTATTACATTTGTATTTGTAACACATGATCAAGAAGAGGCGCTAGCTCTAAGTGATTACATATTTGTAATGCGTGAAGGTAAGATTGAACAATTTGGGACACCTACAGATATATATGACGAGCCCGTCAATCGTTATGTAGCTGATTTTATTGGAGAATCAAATATTGTAGAAGGAACGATGGTACAAGATTATATCGTCAATATATATGGTCAAGATTTTGAATGTGTTGATAAAGATATCATGCCAGAAACACAAGTGGATGTAGTGATACGCCCTGAAGATATTGAGATTGTACCTGAACATGAAGGACTATTCAAAGCTGTGGTTGTGTCTACGTTGTTTCGAGGCGTACATTATGAAATGATTTGTAAGGATGCCAAAGGATATGAATGGACGATTCAATCTACAAAGAATGTTGAAATCGATTCACGTGTAGGATTGAAATTTGAGCCGGATGCGATACACATCATGGTACCTGGTGAAACTGAAGAAGAATTTGATAAACGTATTGAAGGTTATGGGGTATAA
- a CDS encoding dihydrolipoamide acetyltransferase family protein, translating to MAFEFRLPDIGEGIHEGEIVKWFVKAGDQIEEDDILCEVQNDKSVVEIPSPVSGTIEEVLVEEGTVSVVGDVIVKIDAPDAEDMQFKGGHDNASSEDKTEEAPQEEKATEAPQQNEEEIDEDKRVKAMPSVRKYARDNNVNIKAVNGTGKNGRITKEDVDAYLNGGGQASATEQSTSTDSAEEAPSTTTAPAASAQGDFPETTEKIPAMRKAIAKAMVNSKHTAPHVTLMDEIDVQELWDHRKKFKEIAAEQGTKLTFLPYVVKALVSALKKYPALNTSFNEEAGEVVHKHYWNIGIAADTERGLLVPVVKNADRKSMFAISDEINELAVKARDGKLTSDEMKGATCTISNIGSAGGQWFTPVINHPEVAILGIGRIAQKPIVKDGEIVAAPVLALSLSFDHRQIDGATGQNAMNHIKRLLNNPELLLMEG from the coding sequence GTGGCATTTGAATTTAGATTACCAGACATTGGTGAAGGTATCCACGAAGGTGAAATTGTAAAGTGGTTTGTTAAAGCAGGAGACCAAATCGAAGAAGACGATATTTTATGTGAAGTTCAAAACGATAAATCAGTAGTAGAAATCCCATCCCCAGTTTCAGGTACTATTGAAGAAGTACTTGTAGAAGAAGGTACGGTTTCTGTTGTTGGTGATGTTATCGTTAAAATTGACGCACCTGATGCAGAAGATATGCAATTCAAAGGTGGACATGATAATGCATCTTCAGAAGATAAAACTGAAGAAGCACCACAAGAAGAAAAAGCGACTGAAGCCCCTCAACAAAATGAAGAAGAGATTGATGAAGATAAGCGTGTTAAAGCAATGCCATCGGTACGTAAATATGCGCGTGACAACAATGTAAACATTAAAGCTGTCAATGGTACTGGTAAAAATGGTAGAATTACAAAAGAAGACGTCGATGCATACTTAAACGGTGGTGGACAAGCTAGCGCTACTGAACAAAGTACATCAACTGATTCTGCTGAAGAAGCACCTTCAACTACTACTGCACCAGCAGCATCAGCGCAAGGTGACTTCCCTGAAACGACTGAAAAAATTCCTGCAATGCGTAAAGCAATTGCTAAAGCAATGGTTAATTCAAAACACACTGCGCCACACGTAACATTAATGGATGAAATTGATGTTCAAGAATTATGGGATCACCGTAAGAAATTTAAAGAAATCGCTGCTGAACAAGGTACTAAGCTAACATTCTTACCTTACGTTGTTAAAGCGTTAGTTTCTGCACTTAAAAAATACCCAGCACTTAATACTTCATTCAATGAAGAAGCTGGAGAAGTGGTACACAAACATTATTGGAATATCGGTATTGCTGCTGATACTGAAAGAGGTTTATTAGTACCTGTAGTTAAAAATGCTGATCGTAAATCAATGTTTGCTATTTCAGATGAAATTAACGAACTTGCTGTTAAAGCGCGTGATGGTAAATTGACATCTGACGAAATGAAAGGTGCAACATGTACAATCAGTAACATCGGTTCTGCTGGTGGACAATGGTTTACGCCAGTGATTAACCACCCAGAAGTTGCAATTCTAGGTATTGGACGCATTGCTCAAAAACCTATCGTTAAAGATGGCGAAATCGTAGCAGCGCCAGTACTTGCATTGTCGTTAAGCTTTGACCATAGACAAATTGATGGTGCGACTGGTCAAAACGCTATGAATCATATCAAGCGTTTATTAAACAATCCAGAACTATTATTAATGGAGGGGTAA
- a CDS encoding alpha-ketoacid dehydrogenase subunit beta, with protein sequence MAQMTMVQAINNALATELKNDENTLLFGEDVGVNGGVFRVTEGLQKEFGEDRVFDTPLAESGIGGLALGLSTQGYRPIMEIQFLGFVFEVFDSIAGQIARHRFRSGNSKVAPVTVRAPFGGGVHTPELHADNLEGLLAQSPGLKVVIPSGPYDAKGLLIESIRSNDPVVYLEHMKLYRSFREEVPEEEYTIELGKANVKREGTDLTIITYGAMVQESMKAAEELEKDGHSVEVIDLRTVQPLDIDTLVASTEKTGRVVVVQEAQKQAGVGANVVAELSERAILSLEAPIGRVAAPDTIYPFTQAENVWLPNKNDILEQAKATLEF encoded by the coding sequence ATGGCACAAATGACAATGGTTCAAGCGATTAACAACGCGCTAGCAACTGAACTTAAAAATGACGAAAATACTTTGTTATTTGGTGAAGACGTTGGTGTTAACGGTGGTGTTTTCCGTGTAACTGAAGGTTTACAAAAAGAATTCGGTGAAGACCGCGTATTCGACACACCTTTAGCAGAGTCTGGTATTGGAGGCTTAGCATTAGGTCTTTCAACACAAGGTTATCGTCCAATTATGGAAATTCAATTCTTAGGTTTCGTATTTGAAGTATTTGACTCAATTGCAGGTCAAATTGCACGTCATCGTTTCCGTTCAGGTAATTCAAAAGTTGCACCTGTAACAGTTCGTGCGCCATTTGGTGGAGGGGTTCATACTCCAGAACTTCACGCTGATAATTTAGAAGGATTATTAGCACAATCACCAGGGCTTAAAGTTGTTATCCCATCTGGCCCATATGATGCAAAAGGATTATTGATTGAGAGTATCCGTAGTAATGATCCGGTTGTTTATTTAGAACACATGAAGTTATACCGTTCATTCCGTGAAGAAGTTCCTGAAGAGGAATACACGATTGAATTAGGTAAAGCAAACGTTAAACGTGAAGGTACTGATTTAACAATTATCACTTATGGCGCAATGGTTCAAGAATCAATGAAAGCTGCTGAAGAACTTGAAAAAGATGGTCATTCAGTAGAAGTAATCGATTTAAGAACTGTACAACCATTAGACATCGATACATTAGTTGCTTCTACAGAAAAAACAGGTCGTGTTGTTGTTGTTCAAGAAGCACAAAAACAGGCGGGTGTAGGTGCGAACGTTGTTGCTGAACTTTCTGAGCGTGCGATTCTTTCATTAGAAGCACCAATTGGACGTGTAGCAGCACCTGACACAATTTACCCATTTACACAAGCTGAAAATGTTTGGTTACCAAACAAAAATGACATCCTAGAACAAGCTAAAGCAACATTAGAATTTTAA
- the pdhA gene encoding pyruvate dehydrogenase (acetyl-transferring) E1 component subunit alpha — translation MAAKLKAQFDAEKVLKDTESKFEMVQILDADGNVTNEDLLPDLSDDELVELMRRMVWTRILDQRSISLNRQGRLGFYAPTAGQEASQLASQYALEKEDFILPGYRDVPQLIWHGLPLTKAFLFSRGHFVGNQMPDGVNALSPQIIIGAQYIQTAGVALGLKKRGKSAVAITYTGDGGSSQGDFYEGINFASAYKVPAIFVIQNNNYAISTPRDKQTAAKTLAQKAVAVGIPGIQVDGMDALAVYQATKEARDRAVAGEGPTLIETMTYRYGPHTMAGDDPTKYRTSDEDSEWEKKDPLVRFRKFLENKGLWSEEKENEVIEQAKQEIKTAIKEADNTEKQTVTSLMDIMYEEMPQNLSEQYEIHKEKESK, via the coding sequence ATGGCTGCTAAGTTAAAAGCCCAATTCGATGCTGAAAAAGTATTGAAAGATACTGAATCGAAATTTGAAATGGTTCAAATCTTAGATGCAGATGGAAATGTTACAAATGAAGATTTATTACCAGATTTATCTGATGATGAATTAGTTGAATTAATGAGAAGAATGGTGTGGACACGAATTTTAGACCAACGTTCTATTTCATTAAATAGACAAGGTCGCTTAGGTTTCTATGCGCCAACAGCTGGTCAAGAAGCTTCACAATTAGCATCACAATATGCGTTAGAAAAAGAAGACTTTATTCTACCTGGTTATCGTGATGTGCCACAATTAATTTGGCACGGATTACCATTAACGAAAGCTTTCTTATTCTCTCGTGGTCACTTTGTAGGTAACCAAATGCCTGATGGTGTTAACGCATTAAGCCCACAAATTATTATCGGTGCACAATACATCCAAACTGCGGGTGTAGCACTTGGTCTTAAAAAACGTGGTAAAAGTGCAGTAGCAATCACGTATACGGGTGATGGTGGTTCATCACAAGGTGATTTCTATGAAGGTATTAACTTTGCGTCAGCATACAAAGTACCTGCCATTTTTGTTATTCAAAATAATAACTATGCAATTTCAACACCTCGAGACAAACAAACTGCAGCTAAAACATTAGCCCAAAAGGCTGTTGCAGTAGGTATTCCTGGCATTCAAGTAGATGGTATGGACGCTTTAGCTGTATATCAAGCAACTAAAGAAGCGCGTGATCGTGCGGTTGCAGGAGAAGGTCCTACACTAATCGAAACAATGACTTACCGCTATGGACCTCATACAATGGCTGGTGATGACCCTACTAAATATAGAACATCTGATGAAGATTCTGAATGGGAGAAAAAAGACCCATTAGTACGTTTCAGAAAGTTCTTGGAAAATAAAGGTTTATGGTCTGAAGAAAAAGAAAATGAAGTAATTGAACAAGCAAAACAAGAAATCAAAACAGCTATTAAAGAGGCAGACAACACTGAAAAACAAACAGTTACTTCATTAATGGATATTATGTACGAAGAGATGCCACAAAACCTTTCAGAGCAATATGAAATTCATAAAGAGAAGGAGTCGAAATAA
- a CDS encoding UPF0223 family protein, translating into MEYTYPIDVDWTQEDILKVVHFFNMIEAYYEKSTISREILMDAYKDFKSVVPGKADEKNIFETFKKRSGYDSYDVVKKAKDQRL; encoded by the coding sequence ATGGAATACACATATCCTATTGATGTAGATTGGACGCAAGAAGATATACTGAAGGTAGTCCATTTCTTTAACATGATTGAGGCATATTATGAGAAAAGCACCATTAGTCGAGAAATATTGATGGATGCTTATAAAGACTTTAAAAGTGTTGTGCCTGGAAAAGCAGACGAGAAAAATATCTTTGAAACATTTAAAAAGCGTAGTGGTTATGACAGTTATGATGTCGTTAAAAAGGCAAAAGATCAACGACTTTAA
- the lpdA gene encoding dihydrolipoyl dehydrogenase encodes MVVGDFPIETDTIVIGAGPGGYVAAIRAAQLGQKVTIVEKGNLGGVCLNVGCIPSKALLHASHRFEEAQHGEDLGIKAENVTLDFNKVQGFKGSVVNKLTGGVEALLKGNKVEIVKGEAYFVDSNSLRVMDDKSAQTYNFKNAIIATGSRPIEIPNFKFGGRILDSTGALNLDEVPKKLVVVGGGYIGSELGTAYANFGTEVTILEGAKEILGGFEKQMVAPVKKAMKAKGMTIETEALAKSAEETDNGVKVTYEVKGEEKTIEADYVLVTVGRRPNTDELGLEEVGVKLTDRGLVEVDKQSRSSVSSIYAIGDIVPGLPLAHKASYEAKVAAEAIAGQNSEVDYIGMPAVCFTEPELAQVGYTEAQAKEEGIEYKASKFPYQANGRALSLDDTTGFVKLITLKEDDTLIGAQVVGTSASDVISELGLAIEAGMNAEDIALTVHAHPTLGEMSMEAAEKALGLPIHTM; translated from the coding sequence ATGGTAGTCGGAGATTTTCCAATTGAAACAGATACTATAGTTATCGGGGCAGGCCCAGGAGGCTATGTTGCAGCTATTCGTGCAGCACAACTTGGACAAAAAGTAACAATCGTTGAGAAAGGTAATTTAGGTGGTGTATGTCTTAACGTTGGATGTATTCCATCAAAAGCATTATTACACGCATCACACCGTTTTGAAGAAGCACAACACGGTGAAGACCTTGGAATTAAAGCTGAAAATGTTACGCTTGACTTCAATAAAGTACAAGGTTTCAAAGGATCAGTTGTTAACAAATTAACTGGCGGTGTTGAAGCTTTACTTAAAGGTAACAAAGTTGAAATCGTTAAAGGTGAAGCTTATTTTGTAGATAGTAACAGTTTACGTGTAATGGATGATAAGAGTGCGCAAACTTACAACTTCAAAAATGCAATCATCGCAACAGGTTCACGTCCAATTGAAATCCCTAACTTCAAATTTGGTGGACGTATTTTAGACTCAACTGGTGCATTAAACTTAGATGAAGTACCGAAAAAATTAGTTGTTGTTGGTGGCGGTTATATCGGTTCAGAATTAGGTACTGCTTATGCTAATTTCGGTACAGAAGTCACTATCCTTGAGGGTGCTAAAGAAATCTTAGGTGGATTTGAAAAACAAATGGTTGCGCCAGTTAAAAAAGCTATGAAAGCAAAAGGCATGACTATTGAAACAGAAGCATTAGCAAAATCTGCTGAAGAAACTGATAACGGTGTTAAAGTCACTTATGAAGTTAAAGGCGAAGAAAAAACAATTGAAGCTGATTATGTATTAGTTACAGTTGGTCGTCGTCCAAATACTGATGAGTTAGGCCTTGAAGAGGTTGGTGTTAAATTAACTGATCGTGGATTAGTTGAAGTTGACAAACAAAGCCGCTCTTCAGTAAGTAGTATCTATGCAATTGGTGATATCGTTCCAGGATTACCACTTGCGCATAAAGCAAGCTACGAAGCTAAAGTAGCAGCTGAAGCAATTGCAGGTCAAAATTCTGAAGTCGACTACATTGGTATGCCAGCTGTATGTTTCACTGAGCCAGAATTAGCGCAAGTTGGCTATACAGAAGCTCAAGCGAAAGAAGAAGGCATTGAGTATAAAGCATCTAAATTCCCTTACCAAGCTAATGGTCGTGCATTATCATTAGATGATACAACTGGATTCGTTAAGTTAATTACACTTAAAGAAGACGATACTTTAATCGGTGCTCAAGTTGTAGGTACAAGTGCTTCTGACGTTATCTCAGAATTAGGACTTGCTATTGAAGCAGGTATGAATGCTGAAGATATCGCATTAACTGTTCACGCTCACCCAACTTTAGGTGAAATGAGCATGGAAGCTGCTGAAAAAGCGTTAGGTTTACCTATTCATACAATGTAA
- a CDS encoding ABC transporter permease has protein sequence MRNINRFLAIPYVLWMIIFIIIPVILLCYFSLLDQQGHFSLVNYKQFLTWTYMQMLWSSIVYAAIITLLCLLISYPAAYWIRQSAHASTWLVIMIVPTWMNLLLKTYAFIGLLSHDGIINRILSVFQVPTQDILFTVPAFIIVAVYIYIPFMLLPLYNSMKDIPQPLILAAQDLGANKFTVIRKVVIPLTLEGIKTGIQVTFIPALSLFMITRLIAGNKVINIGTAIEEQFLVIQNYGMGSTIALFLVLFMAVILIFTRTKNKGGLMR, from the coding sequence ATGAGAAATATTAACAGATTCTTGGCGATTCCATATGTATTGTGGATGATCATTTTTATCATTATTCCAGTTATTTTACTTTGTTACTTTTCTTTACTGGATCAACAAGGACACTTCTCACTAGTCAATTATAAGCAATTTTTAACTTGGACGTATATGCAAATGTTATGGTCATCTATAGTTTATGCTGCAATTATCACTTTATTGTGTTTATTAATCAGCTATCCTGCTGCATATTGGATTAGACAGTCTGCCCACGCATCAACTTGGTTAGTGATCATGATTGTCCCAACATGGATGAATTTACTACTTAAGACATATGCATTTATCGGCCTTTTAAGTCATGATGGTATTATCAATAGAATTTTGAGTGTGTTTCAAGTGCCAACTCAAGATATATTGTTTACAGTTCCAGCATTTATCATTGTGGCCGTGTACATTTATATCCCATTCATGCTACTGCCTTTATACAATAGTATGAAAGATATACCACAACCCTTGATACTTGCAGCACAAGATTTAGGCGCAAATAAGTTTACAGTGATTCGTAAGGTAGTTATTCCACTCACATTAGAAGGGATTAAAACAGGAATACAAGTGACATTCATACCTGCGCTTTCTTTATTTATGATTACGCGTTTAATTGCAGGAAATAAAGTGATTAATATCGGTACTGCGATTGAAGAGCAATTTTTAGTGATTCAAAATTATGGAATGGGATCGACCATCGCATTATTCTTAGTCTTATTTATGGCTGTTATTTTGATATTCACACGTACAAAAAATAAAGGAGGCTTAATGCGATGA
- a CDS encoding YkyA family protein → MKFKKTLGVALATTFLLAACNNDDEHIESYNDGLQQIQKVETPIQDVSQQMQKLESEKEKQMKKISGSNIPDVQDEVQKVLDNDQKIGEQLNKEKNAVQKSKEEFEKIKKESAKIEDEDTKKEFDDFNKAMTNKYEKHEAYLKEYENVLAKEKDLFQYFQGQSGTQDIVDQKSKALADVQKDMSQKVKAYTDAVKKTQREQRDIQQYLNE, encoded by the coding sequence ATGAAATTCAAAAAGACACTAGGGGTTGCACTTGCCACAACATTTTTATTAGCTGCTTGTAATAATGATGATGAGCATATTGAAAGTTATAATGATGGACTGCAACAAATTCAAAAAGTTGAAACACCAATTCAAGATGTAAGTCAGCAAATGCAAAAGTTAGAATCTGAGAAAGAAAAACAAATGAAAAAAATAAGTGGCTCAAATATACCTGATGTTCAAGATGAAGTTCAAAAAGTATTAGATAATGATCAAAAGATAGGCGAGCAACTAAACAAAGAAAAAAATGCAGTTCAAAAATCAAAAGAAGAATTTGAAAAGATAAAAAAAGAATCTGCCAAAATAGAAGATGAAGATACTAAAAAGGAATTTGATGACTTTAATAAAGCAATGACAAATAAGTATGAAAAACATGAGGCATATTTAAAAGAATATGAAAATGTTTTAGCTAAAGAAAAAGACTTATTTCAATATTTCCAAGGTCAATCTGGCACACAAGATATTGTAGATCAAAAATCAAAAGCGTTAGCTGATGTACAAAAAGATATGAGCCAAAAAGTGAAAGCGTATACAGATGCTGTCAAGAAAACTCAGCGAGAGCAAAGGGATATCCAGCAATATTTGAATGAATAA
- a CDS encoding helix-turn-helix domain-containing protein: MEIGQKLKDLRRFKNLTQEELGERTDLSKGYISQIESNKTSPSMETFLNILEVLGTTPQAFFDIHQVQKVHYPESAQLTYDASDVGYHLKWPVRTSNEHEMEPLILTLAPHSTYKDFEPSSSDTFVYCLEGTITLKLGTNSYTAQQGDALYFKAHMTHQLLNVSNQSTKVMIVATSSYL; the protein is encoded by the coding sequence ATGGAAATTGGTCAAAAATTAAAAGATTTAAGGCGCTTTAAAAACTTAACACAAGAAGAGTTGGGTGAACGTACGGACCTTTCAAAAGGATACATCTCACAAATTGAAAGCAACAAAACGTCTCCGAGTATGGAAACATTTTTAAATATTCTTGAAGTATTAGGGACGACACCTCAAGCTTTTTTTGATATACATCAGGTTCAAAAGGTCCATTATCCAGAGTCAGCACAACTGACCTATGATGCGAGTGATGTGGGGTATCATTTGAAGTGGCCAGTACGTACATCAAATGAACATGAAATGGAGCCGCTGATTTTAACTTTGGCACCTCATTCAACATATAAGGACTTTGAACCTTCATCTTCAGACACTTTTGTTTATTGTTTAGAGGGGACTATTACGCTGAAGCTGGGGACAAATAGTTATACTGCTCAACAGGGAGATGCGCTTTATTTCAAGGCGCATATGACACATCAATTATTAAACGTGAGTAATCAATCTACTAAAGTGATGATTGTTGCTACGTCATCATACTTATAG